In a single window of the Melanotaenia boesemani isolate fMelBoe1 chromosome 22, fMelBoe1.pri, whole genome shotgun sequence genome:
- the c22h1orf131 gene encoding uncharacterized protein C1orf131 homolog isoform X1 gives MSLETNGGDDEDCLFLERVLDKLYDFGSAPKKKLKSQKKKKRKRCDEEEEEALHAVNDVSCDSEDSRTENLSAHHQQQPSQMYHTGPTIQQENRVEVVTFQDPRKKLKTKQNPAPRNTPKPQITEKQQSDQQELTLEKARLEVHRFGITGYKKEQQRVFEQDRAVMLGARPLKKEYVNYKMLQQQIKEKKQNAKDEAQLEKKKKKKKQSNQSRDKKKPSSGSGGGPSGQLGRFKNGMLILSSKEIQKIKKHK, from the exons ATGAGTTTAGAGACAAacggaggagatgatgaggattGTTTGTTTCTTGAACGGGTTCTGGATAAGCTTTATGACTTTG GATCAGCACCTAAAAAGAAGCTCAAGtcccaaaagaagaaaaaacgaAAAAgatgtgatgaagaggaagaagaggcgcTCCACGCAGTAAATGATGTCAGCTGTGACAGTGAAGACAGCAGAACAGAAAATCTTTCTGCTCACCACCAACAGCAACCATCACAAATGTATCATACAG gTCCAACCATCCAGCAGGAGAACCGGGTAGAGGTAGTCACCTTTCAGGACCCcagaaagaaactaaaaactaaGCAGAATCCAGCCCCCAGAAACACACCT AAGCCCCAGATAACAGAGAAGCAGCAAAGCGACCAGCAAGAACTCACTTTGGAAAAG GCTCGTCTGGAGGTCCATCGGTTTGGAATCACAGGCTACAAGAAGGAGCAGCAGCGTGTTTTTGAACAGGACAGAGCGGTGATGCTGGGAGCCAGA CCTCTGAAGAAGGAATATGTCAACTACAAGATGCTTCAGCAGCAAATCAAGGAAAAGAAGCAAAACGCAAAGGATGAGGCCCAGCTG gaaaaaaagaaaaagaagaagaagcaaagTAATCAAAG CAGAGACAAGAAGAAGCCGTCCTCCGGCTCCGGCGGGGGGCCCTCGGGTCAGCTTGGTCGCTTCAAGAACGGCATGCTGATCCTCAGCTCCAAGGAGATTCAGAAAATCAAAAAGCACAAATGA
- the c22h1orf131 gene encoding uncharacterized protein C1orf131 homolog isoform X3 gives MSLETNGGDDEDCLFLERVLDKLYDFGSAPKKKLKSQKKKKRKRCDEEEEEALHAVNDVSCDSEDSRTENLSAHHQQQPSQMYHTGPTIQQENRVEVVTFQDPRKKLKTKQNPAPRNTPPQITEKQQSDQQELTLEKARLEVHRFGITGYKKEQQRVFEQDRAVMLGARPLKKEYVNYKMLQQQIKEKKQNAKDEAQLEKKKKKKKQSNQSRDKKKPSSGSGGGPSGQLGRFKNGMLILSSKEIQKIKKHK, from the exons ATGAGTTTAGAGACAAacggaggagatgatgaggattGTTTGTTTCTTGAACGGGTTCTGGATAAGCTTTATGACTTTG GATCAGCACCTAAAAAGAAGCTCAAGtcccaaaagaagaaaaaacgaAAAAgatgtgatgaagaggaagaagaggcgcTCCACGCAGTAAATGATGTCAGCTGTGACAGTGAAGACAGCAGAACAGAAAATCTTTCTGCTCACCACCAACAGCAACCATCACAAATGTATCATACAG gTCCAACCATCCAGCAGGAGAACCGGGTAGAGGTAGTCACCTTTCAGGACCCcagaaagaaactaaaaactaaGCAGAATCCAGCCCCCAGAAACACACCT CCCCAGATAACAGAGAAGCAGCAAAGCGACCAGCAAGAACTCACTTTGGAAAAG GCTCGTCTGGAGGTCCATCGGTTTGGAATCACAGGCTACAAGAAGGAGCAGCAGCGTGTTTTTGAACAGGACAGAGCGGTGATGCTGGGAGCCAGA CCTCTGAAGAAGGAATATGTCAACTACAAGATGCTTCAGCAGCAAATCAAGGAAAAGAAGCAAAACGCAAAGGATGAGGCCCAGCTG gaaaaaaagaaaaagaagaagaagcaaagTAATCAAAG CAGAGACAAGAAGAAGCCGTCCTCCGGCTCCGGCGGGGGGCCCTCGGGTCAGCTTGGTCGCTTCAAGAACGGCATGCTGATCCTCAGCTCCAAGGAGATTCAGAAAATCAAAAAGCACAAATGA
- the c22h1orf131 gene encoding uncharacterized protein C1orf131 homolog isoform X2, translating into MSLETNGGDDEDCLFLERVLDKLYDFGSAPKKKLKSQKKKKRKRCDEEEEEALHAVNDVSCDSEDSRTENLSAHHQQQPSQMYHTGPTIQQENRVEVVTFQDPRKKLKTKQNPAPRNTPKPQITEKQQSDQQELTLEKARLEVHRFGITGYKKEQQRVFEQDRAVMLGARPLKKEYVNYKMLQQQIKEKKQNAKDEAQLEKKKKKKKQSNQRDKKKPSSGSGGGPSGQLGRFKNGMLILSSKEIQKIKKHK; encoded by the exons ATGAGTTTAGAGACAAacggaggagatgatgaggattGTTTGTTTCTTGAACGGGTTCTGGATAAGCTTTATGACTTTG GATCAGCACCTAAAAAGAAGCTCAAGtcccaaaagaagaaaaaacgaAAAAgatgtgatgaagaggaagaagaggcgcTCCACGCAGTAAATGATGTCAGCTGTGACAGTGAAGACAGCAGAACAGAAAATCTTTCTGCTCACCACCAACAGCAACCATCACAAATGTATCATACAG gTCCAACCATCCAGCAGGAGAACCGGGTAGAGGTAGTCACCTTTCAGGACCCcagaaagaaactaaaaactaaGCAGAATCCAGCCCCCAGAAACACACCT AAGCCCCAGATAACAGAGAAGCAGCAAAGCGACCAGCAAGAACTCACTTTGGAAAAG GCTCGTCTGGAGGTCCATCGGTTTGGAATCACAGGCTACAAGAAGGAGCAGCAGCGTGTTTTTGAACAGGACAGAGCGGTGATGCTGGGAGCCAGA CCTCTGAAGAAGGAATATGTCAACTACAAGATGCTTCAGCAGCAAATCAAGGAAAAGAAGCAAAACGCAAAGGATGAGGCCCAGCTG gaaaaaaagaaaaagaagaagaagcaaagTAATCAAAG AGACAAGAAGAAGCCGTCCTCCGGCTCCGGCGGGGGGCCCTCGGGTCAGCTTGGTCGCTTCAAGAACGGCATGCTGATCCTCAGCTCCAAGGAGATTCAGAAAATCAAAAAGCACAAATGA